TCCGCGGCGAGCGACGGGCCAGTATGCGACGATTACGGAGCCAACTCGGCGGCGACGCTCTCGAACGTGGTGTTCGCGTTCGTACCGATCGAGTTAATGGCCGTCAAACAGACGATGATAATCAGGGCCAACATGACCGCGTATTCAACCGCGGTGGGGCCGTCTTCCGAGACCAAGAAACGTTGCACCTTCGAAGCGAAGTTCTTCATGACATTCTCCAGTCGATTGAGGCGACCCCGCGGAAATCAACGATGTACACCGCGAGAAATAGGTCGCCGCGTTGAATAGGTTGGATTGATGTCGATGCGACGTCGGCTCGCGCCGCCGTTGGCCTGCCACGCATCCACGGCCAATCCAAGAAAAGATCCAACTCCTCGCCTCACTTCGCTCGCAGCCTAACAAGAAAATTCACCAACCGTCTTGCGACAATTGATCAACATCCCTTCGGCAACCGGGCGTCCGACGTGAATCGGCCCCTGGCTTTGCGTCCCGGCCTTACGACCGGTTTGCCCTTATCGAGGACATTGAGGCGACAGGCCCCGTCGACACTGCCCTAATCCCGGACTCGCTCGGCGGAGAATTCCGCCCTCAACTTTTGATTGCGAGTCCGGGCCGGCTGGCGTCAGGAACGAAGGCCGCTTTCGCAACCCCCGGTCCCTCGCGTTAGGCCACCTTGCGGGAGCCTTTCGCGGACACTCAAAACTAGGTCGAGTCCGGACGAAGTCAAATTGCGAGCTTGAGAAAATCTTTGCGGAAGGCGGAAACTTTGCCGGCAGGGGGTCCGATTGTAACGGCACGGAAGGAGTTTGAAGTTTTCAGTGTTCAGTTTTCAGTGGGGAAGAAACAGTCCGCATGTTTCGGCCGAGCCGTTTGCTGACAAATACTGAAAACTGAACACTTCAAACTCCATTCCCAAACTTCAAACTCTTTCCGCCACCACAATCCAGCCATTCGCGCGGATGCGGCCGCAGAGCCATGGCAGCTTCAGAGGTCGATCGCGCGTCAATGCGAGCGGGACCATCTCCTTGATCCGCAAGCCCGCGAGGCGGAGGTCGCCGGTGAGTTCGCGGTGCGTGTAGAGATGTAAGAA
The sequence above is a segment of the Planctomycetia bacterium genome. Coding sequences within it:
- a CDS encoding Flp family type IVb pilin; this encodes MKNFASKVQRFLVSEDGPTAVEYAVMLALIIIVCLTAINSIGTNANTTFESVAAELAP